The Terriglobales bacterium genomic interval TCACGATGGATCTGCACCACCGTAAGGCGGGTGTCGTTCACCGGCATGGAAACGACGCCGAAGTCCACCGAGTTGTCGATGATGGATTCGAGGATGCGGGCGCGTTCCGAGCGCTGGATGCTCACGGAAACGCTGGGGTACTGCTTCTTGAACTCGGCGAAGACCTCCGGAAGGATGTGCAGACAGGTGCCTTCGTTGGCTCCCACCACGATCTCACCGCGCGGAACCCGCTCCATCTCGGCGAGCGAAGTCAGAATCTGGCGGCGGGAGGCAAGCGCTTCCTCGGCGAACTTCTGGAATACCTTGCCCGGCGCGGTGAGCGACACCTTGCCGCCGGAGCGGTCGAGCAGCTTGGCGCCCACTTCTTCCTCGAGCACGCGGATCTGGGCGGAGATAGCCGGCTGGGTGCGGAAGCGCTTCTCGGCGGCGCGCGAGAAACTGCTCAGCCGCGCGACTTCAAGGAAGGTTTCCAGTTGATCGTAGTCCATGCTCAGCGACCCCGGTCAGACATGAACTTCCACAGCCCATGTGCTTGAGTGGTGGAGACTTACTTCGGCATAAGCCCCGATTATCGCACTCATAAAAACATTCAATTTCACAAACCCGGCGGCAGAGATTAGCTTGACTGCGTGGGGCTGCTCCCAGTGTAGCAGCCCACACCGAATCCTGAATTCCATGCCCATGTGCAACCGGCGCCGCAGCGGCCTCAGCTAAGGGTTGGCCACGGCCGGCGTCTCAACCGTCCGCCACGGCGGACGCCAAGGAGAAAACATGGCGACGCCCAAAGAAGTCCTGGAATTTGCCAAGCAGAACGGGGCCAAGCTC includes:
- a CDS encoding LysR family transcriptional regulator produces the protein MDYDQLETFLEVARLSSFSRAAEKRFRTQPAISAQIRVLEEEVGAKLLDRSGGKVSLTAPGKVFQKFAEEALASRRQILTSLAEMERVPRGEIVVGANEGTCLHILPEVFAEFKKQYPSVSVSIQRSERARILESIIDNSVDFGVVSMPVNDTRLTVVQIHRDELVAIAAAQHPLAKLDAASVSDVMRYPLLLPKVGRTRDALEALFHERRLKPNISMELDSSELLKRFAAAGVGVGFIARSNVLEDVRAGALVALPLADAHIRRDLALVFRKDKALSRAALAFIDIAVKLKPAQTQVG